Proteins encoded by one window of Agelaius phoeniceus isolate bAgePho1 chromosome 3, bAgePho1.hap1, whole genome shotgun sequence:
- the SMIM8 gene encoding small integral membrane protein 8 isoform X1 codes for MGLCDCPCAALPFPGDPQHPCLSCPSVIRGSRGRVFPPLLRKYSTLSNMSSTKPPNENETSKERKPGLRSVQTTMLFRAVNPELFIKPNKPVMAFGLITISLCVAYLGYLHATTENKKDLYEAIDSEGSRYMRRKTSKWD; via the exons ATGGGGTTGTGCGACTGCCCTTGCgctgcccttcccttcccaggggATCCCCAGCACCCGTGTCTCTCCTGCCCCTCAGTAATCAGGGGTAGCCGAGGGCGTGTTTTTCCACCTTTGCTCAG GAAGTATTCAACATTAAGCAACATGTCTTCCACCAAACCTccaaatgaaaatgaaacatcCAAAGAGAGAAAACCAGGACTGAGGAGTGTTCAAACAACTATGCTTTTCCGAGCTGTGAACCCAGAGCTTTTCATTAAACCT aACAAACCTGTGATGGCGTTTGGACTGATAACAATTAGCCTCTGTGTGGCCTACCTTGGTTATTTGCATGCAACAACAGAGAATAAAAAGGACCTCTATGAAGCAATCGACAGTGAGGGGTCCAGATACATGAGGAGGAAAACTTCCAAGTGGGACTGA
- the SMIM8 gene encoding small integral membrane protein 8 isoform X2, giving the protein MSSTKPPNENETSKERKPGLRSVQTTMLFRAVNPELFIKPNKPVMAFGLITISLCVAYLGYLHATTENKKDLYEAIDSEGSRYMRRKTSKWD; this is encoded by the exons ATGTCTTCCACCAAACCTccaaatgaaaatgaaacatcCAAAGAGAGAAAACCAGGACTGAGGAGTGTTCAAACAACTATGCTTTTCCGAGCTGTGAACCCAGAGCTTTTCATTAAACCT aACAAACCTGTGATGGCGTTTGGACTGATAACAATTAGCCTCTGTGTGGCCTACCTTGGTTATTTGCATGCAACAACAGAGAATAAAAAGGACCTCTATGAAGCAATCGACAGTGAGGGGTCCAGATACATGAGGAGGAAAACTTCCAAGTGGGACTGA